ATTCGCATAGAATTGCAAAGCTTCTCCGagattttcagttaattttaaggaaatgatttttgaaaattgagcTATGTGACCTTGCCTGTAATCATGCACCATCGAACATAGCTTCATCAAATCAACTCTTTAAAAAGAGTCAAAGTCTACTGATAAGAATTTCCAATAATCTAATTTAGAAAGTCGTTAATTGctctaaaataaaaattcgaatttcaatttactaCTTCGAATTAAACGTCTTACTATTCACAGTCAGAAAATTgtagcgaaatttttttttgtggaggTCCTTGGTTGACCCAAAAGCGAATCTCCACGAAACCTACTAACGAAGTCCTCTACATAGGAAATTATATAAGAATCTGTAACAAATCTACTGCCCCACATTTCACAGAGAAGCAACAaatcaaacaataaataaCTGAAGTGCATATATGCGTTCAATGTTACGAATAAGACGTTTGTGTTACATAAGATTATGCTTCTCTCATCATAGTTAATTGTCTATTACATAAAATCTATACACAGAAGACACACTTTTTCGTATAATACAAGATTGCAGCATATAATAttatttatacgaaaaaaatgaacgaaCAAGTCGTTGAACTCTCTCCACCAAAATCGATGAAATtcttgaacaaaaatgaattttattcaaattaacattttaaccGTTGTTGACTGGACATGGACAGTAAAATGTCTTCAATGGAAATTGGTCTTTCGTTTATATTGGTTATGTAGATAGAAATGTTCATTGTAAGCAACATTCTTGAGTTCTTGTTTGAATTCTGTGTTATACGTAATattattatgattttattacGGATAGTGACGCGGTAGCGGGAACTTGACTTTGAAAGtattattgtttgaaaatagagTGGAATTTCATTCGGTATCATGATTTTTGAATGTGGATACTGTTGTGcggtatatatgtatatatatgtcTAACACCGATCGACTGGAAGTAggttaaataatattttacgagTACGAGCAAATATTGAATTGTTAATTGGAAATTGACTGATTAATTTCGTCCGATTAGGCTAGAACACGCAAAATAATTTGCATAGACGCTTTGAAACCCGTCATTTTAATTGAGTTCgattttaattcattcattttcaataaacgCTCTGAAGCTTTGCATAAATCCAGACTAAATTGGTACATGGCTGATTTATCTAAATAAGGTCAGATCGAGGTCTTTTAAGAGTAGGAAGCGATAAATTAGGCTGTTACACTTCCTGATAAGAGCTTACCGACTACTTCATCCTTTGAATTTctctgaaaattgttttgcacACGTAAAAAATCCGAGAAAAATCGCGAAGAGGAACAGCAGTAATAGCTTACAAACGAAAATGGGATTTTTTACGTGGGCAAAGCAGCAACCCAAATGTTTCACAATCTCATCGGTtccgaaattattttcaggaCTACTGGATACGTTAACCAGCACAGCGGATTCTAAAGATTGTCCCGGTGTATGTGTTCACACACTGGCCACGATTATTTGCTATGAGGTTCTGGAAAATGTACCCTGTCCTTCACCTAGTATGAAATGTTGTGTGGAAAGTAGTTCCggtaaggaaaaaaaatgatttcccaTTTATGAGTCTCAGttcaaatcatcaaaaatattaaattcattcAGCTAATGCCAGTTCAGCATATCGGCCAGAAACAACGGTAGCAACCAGACCGCCAACCAGACCCAGTACTATAAAAACAACATCGAGGCCTGTGACCACACAAAAATATGAGGAAGACGATGATGACGGAGATGAAGCCGATACTAATGATACCGAAGAAAATGCGAAAGATGGAAATTGTAAGGGAGTTTGTGTACCCGACAATATTGCAGAATATTGCGAATCATATCTCATCACGCCTGGACTGTGTAAACCGCGAACGAAATGTTGCGTTTCTCGTGACGACTATCCCGATAAGGTTCCAGCTGATTTTCGAGTTCCGCTACATGGAAAACCATCGACACAAAAACCAATTGTGAACACCACTGAGAGTGTGAAGGAAAATGTGAGGGTATGTCGGTGGAATATTGCCGTTCTGACTGGAGTATTAACTTTCTATTTTGTAGCCATCAAAACCACCGCAATCAACCACATCGGAACCACTTCGACCAAAAACTAATCCTCCTACCAGACCGTCAAAGCCACCAACGGCTCGACCGCAGCAAATAGTTCAACAGTCGGATGAACACACAAGCAACAAACCGAAACAATGTAACGGTTCTTGTGTCAGTGGATTGTTCGCTTTGTTCTGTGATGATATTGACGAAAATGCTTTTTGTCCTGGAGACGGAACATGTTGTTTAAACGGTGGCAGTGACAATAAAGTTCAGACTACAACAACAGCTCGACCTACTACACCGGTATGTCGTTTCGCAATACataaatccattgaaaattgtctaaataaataatttcaaccACTCAGGCTCCTCTACCCAGATGTCCCGGATTTTGTCTGTTGAACATCATGGCTGCATTCTGCGAACGTCCCTCAGTTATCATTCCTAAGACATCCAACTGTAACAAAGGTTCGGTTTGTTGTGATAACAGTCGAATTGCATCGACGCAAAAGCCTAGACCGCAACCCACACGACCCACATCACCGCCGACGACAACATCTCCACCAGATCCGCGAGAAGAATGTCCTGGCTCATGTATCGTTAGTTTACTGAGCTTTACGTGCTTCCGAAACGCTGAAATGACcgatttgttcaaatgtaaaaaatctGGTACTCAGGTAACCGTCTCATTGACCGTCTTGCAATCATAAACTGACTAACATTAATGCCAACAGTGTTGTGCGCCGAAAACTCGTATTCAAGAAGTGCAAGTTAGAAATGACACAGTTCCAGGCTTCGTTAGTAATCCACAGATGCAACAAAACGTCCCACAGTACATGGCTAACAATATTTACAATCCAGTTCCCAGCCCACTACCGCCACCATCCACACCAGGTAATAGTAAAGAGAACAACATTTTTGGCTCATTGGTTACTAATATCCGAATATTCTCAGTGCCATACGAGACTTCACCAGTTCCGGCAGCACCAACAACTCGAGCTCCAGTTTACTCGAAATATGTTTGTGGCGTTAAGGGAACAAGTCGAAGTTCAAGGAGTGATCCATTAAGGAGTCCACCATATGCACGCCGAGCTTCACGGCaattaaattatgaaattcCCAGCAAAACATCGGAACGACTTATTTTAGGCAGTGCCGTCATACCCATCCAAATTCATAACGACATTCTTGGCAATTTTACGAACAACGACAGCAACGCCATCACAGAAATGGAATCTTCCATGACTTCCGTCCTGGCGCAAAACATTCatgtcaatcaaaattattcaagTTACAGTCGGAAAGGAAGGGTTGTGGGTGGGGAGGATGGCGAAAACGGAGAATGGTGCTGGCAAGTGGCTTTGATCAACTCGCTGAATCAATATTTGTGTGGAGCCGCACTTATTGGAACTCAATGGGTTCTCACAGCAGCGCACTGCGTAACGAAGTTagttttttcgtatttcattttaagcATTTCATTTTACAGTGTAAAGACACACTGTCATGGTTTAAGAGTTCTTTGACTTATTTGTACCTTGCTTTTCGACAGCATTGTTCGGTCTGGCGATGCTATTTATGTTCGAGTTGGTGATTATGACTTGACTAGGAAATATGGAAGCCCTGGTGCACAAACGTTACGTGTTGCTACCACATACATTCATCACAACCACAATAGTCAGACACTGGACAATGATATCGCATTACTGAAGTTACATGGTCAAGCTGAGCTACGAGATGGAGTTTGTTTGGTACGTGTTTCTTGGCTTTCTCTTGGTGTCCTTATtaactcaaaaatttgtataGGTTTGTTTGCCAGCTAGAGGAGTCAATCATGCCGCAGGAAAACGTTGCACAGTTACTGGATATGGGTACATGGGAGAAGGTTACGTTTCATTATTCTCTTAACTCCTTGCAGAGCTAAAATAATTACTTTTCCACCGTGTAGCTGGCCCGATTCCACTGAGAGTTCGTGAAGCTGAACTGCCTGTTGTCAGTGACGCTGAATGCATACGTAAAGTGAATGCTGTgactgagaaaattttcattttaccggCTAGTTCGTTTTGTGCTGGCGGAGAAGAAGGAAACGACGCATGTCAAGGCGACGGAGGTAACTATCCACATTCGATCaatgttttcaaatatttctaatTCCAATTGAAATACAGGTGGTCCATTGGTTTGTCAAGACGACGGTTTCTTTGAATTGGCTGGTTTAGTATCGTGGGGCTTTGGATGTGGTAGAATTGATGTTCCAGGTGTTTATGTTAAAGTTTCATCGTTCATCGGATGGATCAATCAAATTATTAGCGTAAATAATTTGTAGAGTGTGTGTGCTTACTGCAGAAGCTGTTTTTGTTACACGCTTTCTTCCCAGTCTGCTTCTGCCCAGtctattcattaaaaaaaaaaaaacaagaactTCAAAATTAACGACTTTCCACGACTCGTGAAGATAGAAAACTTTGACTGAATTTGATGCGAATCAGTTGTGTGTTACTTGGTAACCATAAAACTTTATGTTATAGCCAATTAGAGGAGGAGTTATGCGTTTGTCTTTCGCTTTATCGATtaggtttttaatttatttaatttaattttctcttatTAAAGTTAagcaaaaaacaacaaacacaaTTAAGTTATGTGACCACCTGTAAATATTAAAGAttctacaataaaaattaaacaaaagaattgagcCAGACTCTgctggaattttaattttccttttttagaGAGTTTGACTAAGCGCTTTTATGGGACTGGCGAAGGTTCAAATTGAATTCTTGTATTTCCTGctgggagatgcgggaaaacaggaaaagtattTTGCGGTGTTTTTCACGCGCATCTCGGGAAgttttcgctcaaaaatgATGTCGTAATGTCAAATGGAAGGTATTGGCGAGACTAATCAGAAAATCTACAGtatttgaaaattggtttCGTGGAACAGTAGTCAGGAAAACAGTggatttcttctttttgttcaACTTTCTTACTTACATCTTCagatgaaatatttgttgtaaATAGTTAACTATTTGAAAGTTGTTGTTGTCATAATTTAAGTGTTAAAAGTACTTTGAAGGCAATACTTTTCCTGTTTCCTGCATCTCCCTGcgtaaaaaaaaggttttagaacaaataattttcgttcatGATGTGGTAGTGATTAACGACAGAATAAGTTGAATAGGTGTGACGCAGGCGCAGTGGTGTCCAAAAGAAGCATACACATCAAAACTGGCTCAATGTTACAAAGGCATTCTTCGACAGAAAACTGAGATCTTTATATGCTTCGGAAACGCTGAAATTACTGATTtgtttcaatataaaaatgttcaactCAGGTAACTCAAATCATTCGACAAATGAACTGAATAtatattattcccttgactgtaagtcagggtcttatgccggaaaataccctaaaatgtttgtatgaaaggtcgcatgaaatgttatgaaaaacggaattgtttgtcccaatattttgcttgtaaacacaataacttgagtaattatcaACCAATTACTAATTTGAGTTTTTTAATCGAGGcagaattgaattcctgaggttaagttttaagatgggctatgtaggATTAAGGATCTGGGAGTTATTCCAGATTGCAGTATTTTCCGctgttggaaattcaatcaatcgaaaaagattactttgtaggaatttgattttgtcggtctatcacgcatgatagtcagctatcacggtgatagttggCTATAGTAAGGTTCAGGTGAAAGTCAGCTATCAAATGATAGTTGGCTATAGTCAGGGATAGTCACGTTAAAGTCAGTTACCACGCATGATACTTTTCTAtaacggtgatagtcagctatcacgggtAAAATTAGCAGATTTCACGccatgacataaaatatttataaaattttatgaaaaaccaatttctgaatcgttattcaaatgtatggaatgacactaaaaaaaactatcaAACAGAAAACTCCCACGAGTGTGAAGTCGCACGAGTCGTGctattttattcacgattaaaggttttgtgaatATAGTAAGTACCGGGGACttcctttttgtacataagTGTAAGGGAAGAACGTCCACCgtactattttatattgtaccaaagtgaaagagtcctaTAATCGTTTCACATTCgcatcttttacttttgatttgCGTTAGCATTAAGATTATAAAACTGAATAATAGACAACttatacgagtgggaagtctGCGGGCAGAGCagagcgagggccgtaattcacacgagtcctTGTCTctttatgatttattgttgattaaaaatttacaagaaaatagagaacagaaaaagtacttttccaaagaatttgtaTTCAAGCGAAGGTTttgatatcagttatttgtgctgtttcggaagtttaacaacggaaaataaaatgaaattgattaaaaatatattgaaaacattgtcagtcaagggaccgcCCAAAAGGTGAGGCCTAGTAACGTATGTAAGATTGATGTGTGTCAAACAGCATTTTTGTGGAACCAAGAAGTGAATTTTCAGCACTTGGTTTTgcggtaaaaaaaaacgccaaGTATAATAAAGACATCTAGACATTAATATAAATCCTTCATTCGTTTCTATGTAACACTCACTCATATGATATTCTAATGGTCCGTTGCCAAtccgcaacgttaaaaatatcgaatgtcctaATTGTAAAAGATCTGACCGGCTGTTACCAGGGCTTATTTtaagggaattaaattctttataACATATTATCTACCGTTTGGTGTAGCCGGAGAAGACTAAGAAAAaggcatgttttcggttttaaaATACTTTTCGCTCGGCACACAAgcatcgaagattttcaaaagaatatttttggctTCAGGGAATCAATCTAGCCTATCGCCTATCTTATCTAGGCACACATAAAAAAGTTcgctggaaaatgcgtccgatttcggcagtTTTCACAACGATTCCATTGCTACGACCATTTCACTACCGTTATTTGCATGAGGGACTTAGTGAAAATTTAAACAGAAGAATTCAAATTACACAACTTACAGTTAGAGGTAGTGAATTTGCAGCATTAATTTCTtttagctgtttttcagctgatccacacaaaccaTCAAAACTGTTCATACGTCTTTATagggttttaccactaccactcACGTGCGTGTAGCAGATTCAAgcgtataaacaagtataaacagttttgattgtatgtgtggatcagctgaaaaacagctgaagcatattaatgctgaaaattcactgcctctgactgtgtGGCAGTTAACTTGTTTAGTACAAATTGTGACACTTTTTCgctaattcatttttaaacttAAAGCTGACTCGATCGAAACTAAAAGTAAGCAATGAGTGTTATTCAGCAGTAATAAATAGTATGTTATGTACCTGCGGAAAAATTGGCTTACTCACGAGGGGGAAGTCTGTATAAGAGTGAGTAAGCAAATTTTCCTGCAGGAAAGTATTAAATATTATGCGCCTGAGtgcaaatgtttattttgataattatggCAGAATTAATGTACGGTATAATACTCCGAAAAACAGTGTTTAATGTCGATATATTCATCGCAAtgcaataataaattgaattgattcaGAACAGgattaattttatcaaaaacttATGCAGAAGTCACCAGGCTCATTCAATTCGtatcaaatatttacaaaactttaaatgggaaaatgttcaaaaattcccattttaATCAAATGAGAATCTCaatcttttcaaatttcatgttCGAATAAGAATCTGCACAAATTCTAATTGGAAAATAAGGTCCAATAAAATTCAGTCATCTGCTTTGCAAACAATGACGACGTATTCATCAGTTTCTTGTTCGTGAATTATTACGAATAAAAACCAAGTGAGGCATCAGTTTCTCAATTTAAATGCATCATTTAACTCAATTACGCTGATAGTCTAATGAAGCAGAAACGGGCGATTTTGCCAATGATTATACGTGTCTTGTTAAGAAGATGAAGATAAGAAGAAAACGTTCAACTCATGAAAAAGTTGCCCGAAGTTGCCAACAACTATTTTTTATGGGTAGCACATAAAAAGCAGCTTAACCATACACACCTCGCCATGCACACACTTCTTTTAATGTAATAATAATCTAAACTATGCTTACCATACGAATCGCTATACATATACAACAAGCAAGCAATAAAAAGCCCACACagcatttcatttaattcacaATCGTTTAAACTGAAAAACATTGTTATGAAACTTAACTTAATTTTTTCCAACCACTCTTGACATTCTTTTCATACTTAAATCCTCGACggcttcttctttttattttgctgcaTTTTAATTCACATTATGCTCAAAAGAGGCGTGGTCTAACCGTCATATATG
This genomic stretch from Bradysia coprophila strain Holo2 chromosome II, BU_Bcop_v1, whole genome shotgun sequence harbors:
- the LOC119068005 gene encoding protein masquerade isoform X1 → MEMKTLAFGLLIAYAGVVSGQDDSLTGGFLSGLLDTLTSTADSKDCPGVCVHTLATIICYEVLENVPCPSPSMKCCVESSSANASSAYRPETTVATRPPTRPSTIKTTSRPVTTQKYEEDDDDGDEADTNDTEENAKDGNCKGVCVPDNIAEYCESYLITPGLCKPRTKCCVSRDDYPDKVPADFRVPLHGKPSTQKPIVNTTESVKENVRPSKPPQSTTSEPLRPKTNPPTRPSKPPTARPQQIVQQSDEHTSNKPKQCNGSCVSGLFALFCDDIDENAFCPGDGTCCLNGGSDNKVQTTTTARPTTPAPLPRCPGFCLLNIMAAFCERPSVIIPKTSNCNKGSVCCDNSRIASTQKPRPQPTRPTSPPTTTSPPDPREECPGSCIVSLLSFTCFRNAEMTDLFKCKKSGTQCCAPKTRIQEVQVRNDTVPGFVSNPQMQQNVPQYMANNIYNPVPSPLPPPSTPGNSKENNIFGSLVTNIRIFSVPYETSPVPAAPTTRAPVYSKYVCGVKGTSRSSRSDPLRSPPYARRASRQLNYEIPSKTSERLILGSAVIPIQIHNDILGNFTNNDSNAITEMESSMTSVLAQNIHVNQNYSSYSRKGRVVGGEDGENGEWCWQVALINSLNQYLCGAALIGTQWVLTAAHCVTNIVRSGDAIYVRVGDYDLTRKYGSPGAQTLRVATTYIHHNHNSQTLDNDIALLKLHGQAELRDGVCLVCLPARGVNHAAGKRCTVTGYGYMGEAGPIPLRVREAELPVVSDAECIRKVNAVTEKIFILPASSFCAGGEEGNDACQGDGGGPLVCQDDGFFELAGLVSWGFGCGRIDVPGVYVKVSSFIGWINQIISVNNL
- the LOC119068005 gene encoding protein masquerade isoform X2; the encoded protein is MEMKTLAFGLLIAYAGVVSGQDDSLTGGFLSGLLDTLTSTADSKDCPGVCVHTLATIICYEVLENVPCPSPSMKCCVESSSANASSAYRPETTVATRPPTRPSTIKTTSRPVTTQKYEEDDDDGDEADTNDTEENAKDGNCKGVCVPDNIAEYCESYLITPGLCKPRTKCCVSRDDYPDKVPADFRVPLHGKPSTQKPIVNTTESVKENVRPSKPPQSTTSEPLRPKTNPPTRPSKPPTARPQQIVQQSDEHTSNKPKQCNGSCVSGLFALFCDDIDENAFCPGDGTCCLNGGSDNKVQTTTTARPTTPAPLPRCPGFCLLNIMAAFCERPSVIIPKTSNCNKGSVCCDNSRIASTQKPRPQPTRPTSPPTTTSPPDPREECPGSCIVSLLSFTCFRNAEMTDLFKCKKSGTQCCAPKTRIQEVQVRNDTVPGFVSNPQMQQNVPQYMANNIYNPVPSPLPPPSTPVPYETSPVPAAPTTRAPVYSKYVCGVKGTSRSSRSDPLRSPPYARRASRQLNYEIPSKTSERLILGSAVIPIQIHNDILGNFTNNDSNAITEMESSMTSVLAQNIHVNQNYSSYSRKGRVVGGEDGENGEWCWQVALINSLNQYLCGAALIGTQWVLTAAHCVTNIVRSGDAIYVRVGDYDLTRKYGSPGAQTLRVATTYIHHNHNSQTLDNDIALLKLHGQAELRDGVCLVCLPARGVNHAAGKRCTVTGYGYMGEAGPIPLRVREAELPVVSDAECIRKVNAVTEKIFILPASSFCAGGEEGNDACQGDGGGPLVCQDDGFFELAGLVSWGFGCGRIDVPGVYVKVSSFIGWINQIISVNNL